Proteins encoded together in one Chitinophaga sp. LS1 window:
- a CDS encoding RtcB family protein: MSNLKAKELSRIGYTDDRARSLVINIFSKHFKHHTKEEAISLLNDIKDNPTTYRNDEVLGKIAATFLDEVAVKPFRAHTLLETTGDVKVYGAKEIEAGAKRQMEIAMTLPVAVQGALMPDAHTGYGLPIGGVLATHNAVIPYAVGVDIGCRMALSILDTGESFLKRYSFQLKTALKNFTHFGLEGGLDIAQEHAVLDHSTFKETDLLRRLQSKAARQLGTSGTGNHFVEFGLITLNEDNALGIAAGEYLALLSHSGSRGLGAAIAQYYTKIAMDTCKLPREAQQLAWLDLDTQAGQEYWMSMQLAGDYAKACHDRIHANLLKETGLQALATIENHHNFAWEDTLADGRKAIIHRKGATPAHAGELGIIPGSMTTAAYLVSGKGVPASLYSASHGAGRAMSRTRAKENVTMSALKKMLADANVTLIGGSVEENPLAYKDIERVIDAQRELVNIEGRFVPRIVRMYKE; this comes from the coding sequence ATGAGCAATTTAAAAGCAAAAGAGCTCAGCAGGATCGGCTATACAGACGATCGTGCCCGGAGCCTTGTGATTAATATATTTTCTAAACACTTTAAGCATCATACAAAAGAAGAAGCGATCTCTTTATTGAATGATATTAAAGACAATCCCACTACTTATCGTAATGATGAAGTACTGGGAAAAATAGCTGCGACCTTCCTTGATGAAGTAGCAGTAAAACCTTTCCGTGCACATACCCTCCTGGAAACAACAGGTGATGTAAAAGTGTATGGCGCCAAAGAAATAGAAGCCGGTGCCAAAAGACAAATGGAGATAGCGATGACGCTGCCCGTTGCTGTGCAGGGCGCTTTAATGCCTGATGCACATACAGGCTATGGGCTGCCTATTGGTGGTGTGCTCGCTACGCACAATGCGGTGATCCCTTATGCAGTAGGAGTGGATATCGGGTGCAGAATGGCACTCTCTATCTTAGATACAGGCGAGAGTTTTCTGAAGCGATATTCTTTTCAGTTAAAAACTGCGTTGAAAAATTTCACGCACTTTGGATTGGAAGGTGGATTGGATATAGCGCAGGAACATGCTGTGCTGGATCATTCTACATTCAAAGAAACTGATTTGTTAAGAAGGTTGCAGTCAAAAGCAGCCAGGCAGTTAGGTACATCAGGTACCGGAAATCACTTTGTGGAATTTGGCCTGATCACCTTGAATGAAGACAATGCATTGGGCATTGCAGCAGGTGAGTATCTCGCACTCTTATCACACTCAGGTAGCAGGGGGTTAGGTGCTGCAATTGCGCAGTATTATACAAAGATCGCGATGGATACCTGCAAGTTGCCCAGGGAGGCACAACAACTGGCGTGGTTAGATCTCGACACACAGGCAGGACAGGAGTACTGGATGAGTATGCAGCTGGCAGGTGATTATGCCAAAGCATGTCATGACAGGATTCATGCAAATCTGCTGAAAGAAACGGGTTTGCAGGCACTGGCTACGATTGAGAACCATCACAACTTTGCATGGGAAGATACGTTGGCAGATGGCCGCAAGGCGATCATCCACCGGAAAGGTGCGACGCCTGCGCATGCAGGTGAGTTAGGTATTATTCCGGGTAGTATGACGACTGCAGCTTACCTGGTATCAGGCAAAGGTGTACCGGCTTCTTTGTACTCTGCCTCACATGGTGCAGGCAGGGCCATGAGTCGCACCCGCGCAAAAGAAAACGTAACTATGTCTGCACTGAAGAAAATGTTGGCCGATGCCAATGTTACACTCATCGGTGGGAGCGTAGAAGAAAATCCGCTGGCATACAAAGACATAGAACGTGTGATAGATGCACAGCGGGAGTTAGTAAACATTGAGGGAAGATTCGTTCCCCGCATAGTAAGAATGTATAAAGAATAA
- a CDS encoding transmembrane 220 family protein, giving the protein MKLFNIIWCILFIIFAGLQYNDPDPYIWMPIYLYGAACCALAAMGKFYKKAYVAGSLVYLCYAVYKFFDQNGVWDWATKHHGENIAETMKASQPWIEETREFFGLFILIAVLMINYIYAGRKKAGK; this is encoded by the coding sequence ATGAAATTATTCAACATTATATGGTGCATCCTCTTCATCATTTTCGCAGGATTGCAATACAATGATCCGGATCCATATATCTGGATGCCTATCTATTTGTACGGAGCTGCATGCTGTGCACTGGCAGCCATGGGCAAATTTTATAAAAAAGCATATGTAGCAGGTAGTCTGGTATATCTGTGTTATGCAGTCTATAAATTCTTTGATCAGAATGGTGTATGGGATTGGGCGACCAAACATCATGGGGAGAACATTGCAGAGACCATGAAAGCCTCGCAGCCATGGATTGAAGAAACCAGGGAGTTCTTTGGCCTGTTCATCCTGATCGCTGTTTTGATGATCAATTATATTTATGCCGGACGTAAAAAAGCAGGGAAATAA